One window of Hymenobacter sp. BRD128 genomic DNA carries:
- a CDS encoding DMT family transporter → MFAKIRLHTALFLVSLIYAGTYSLAKDIMPHYMQPLGIVTLRIAGAALFFGLIKLAVAPGERITGRADNMRAIASGVLGIGLNQLSFFAGLNLTTPINASLLQTISPIVVVLASAVLLKDKITLPKLAGVALGAIGAAALILSRPSNGAEAKDALAGNLYLLFNATVFGLYLVLVAPLMKKYHAFTVLTRIFLVGGVIAIPIGLPQAIQADYSSFPLYIWAEIGYMVFFLTILAYLLNNWALKYATPSLLGVYIYLQPVLAVLIAVATGKDRFTLDKAWQATLIFVGVWLVSRRPKPAAAPLEPAAP, encoded by the coding sequence ATGTTCGCTAAAATTCGCCTGCACACGGCTCTGTTTCTGGTTTCGCTTATTTACGCCGGCACCTATAGCCTAGCCAAGGACATTATGCCGCACTACATGCAGCCGCTGGGCATCGTGACGCTGCGCATTGCCGGGGCCGCGCTGTTTTTTGGGTTGATTAAGCTAGCGGTGGCGCCGGGCGAGCGCATTACGGGCCGGGCCGATAATATGCGGGCCATTGCCAGCGGCGTGCTGGGCATTGGGCTCAACCAATTATCCTTTTTTGCCGGTCTCAACCTGACCACGCCCATCAATGCCTCGCTGCTCCAAACTATTTCGCCCATCGTAGTGGTGCTGGCCTCGGCCGTGCTGCTCAAAGACAAAATCACGCTGCCCAAGCTAGCCGGCGTGGCGCTGGGTGCCATCGGCGCGGCGGCGCTCATCCTGAGCCGGCCCAGCAACGGTGCCGAGGCTAAGGACGCGCTGGCTGGCAACTTGTATCTACTGTTTAATGCGACTGTATTTGGCCTGTACCTGGTGCTGGTAGCGCCGCTTATGAAGAAATACCACGCCTTTACGGTGCTGACGCGCATTTTTCTGGTGGGCGGCGTCATTGCCATCCCGATAGGCTTGCCACAGGCTATTCAGGCCGATTACAGCAGTTTTCCACTCTACATCTGGGCCGAAATCGGCTACATGGTCTTCTTCCTCACTATCCTGGCTTATCTCTTGAATAACTGGGCGTTGAAGTACGCTACGCCTTCGTTGCTGGGGGTGTATATCTACCTGCAGCCGGTGCTGGCGGTGCTCATTGCGGTGGCCACGGGCAAGGACCGGTTCACTCTGGATAAAGCCTGGCAGGCGACGCTCATCTTTGTAGGCGTGTGGCTGGTGAGCCGCCGGCCCAAGCCGGCCGCCGCCCCACTGGAGCCCGCCGCGCCGTAG
- a CDS encoding SDR family NAD(P)-dependent oxidoreductase translates to MTFTGKNILVVGASSGIGLATAQLLHAEGATLFAASRHLSPELAALGTTHFTYDATQPVGTAFDALPEVLHGLVYCPGSIKLRPFERVPAEDFRADFELNVLGAVQALQATIKRLKKAEGGASVVLFSTVAAAVGMSFHTSIATAKAAVEGLTRALAAEYAASGLRVNCLAPSLTDTPLTAALLNTPEKAEAGAKRHPLQRVGRASDLAGMAAFLLSDQATFITGQVLAVDGGMGKLK, encoded by the coding sequence ATGACTTTTACTGGTAAAAACATTCTCGTGGTGGGGGCCTCGTCGGGCATTGGGCTAGCCACCGCCCAGCTGCTGCACGCCGAAGGTGCCACGCTGTTCGCCGCTTCGCGCCACCTCTCGCCCGAGCTGGCGGCGCTCGGCACCACACATTTCACTTACGACGCCACCCAGCCCGTAGGCACGGCTTTCGATGCGCTGCCCGAGGTGCTGCACGGCCTCGTGTATTGCCCCGGCTCCATTAAGCTACGGCCTTTTGAGCGGGTGCCAGCCGAGGATTTTCGCGCCGATTTTGAGCTGAATGTGCTGGGGGCGGTGCAGGCGTTGCAAGCCACCATCAAGCGCCTCAAAAAGGCCGAGGGTGGGGCGAGCGTGGTGCTGTTCAGCACAGTGGCCGCCGCCGTGGGCATGAGCTTTCACACCAGCATCGCCACCGCCAAGGCGGCCGTGGAGGGCCTCACGCGGGCGCTGGCCGCCGAGTACGCGGCCAGTGGCCTGCGCGTCAACTGCCTGGCCCCCAGCCTCACCGATACGCCGCTAACCGCCGCCCTGCTCAACACGCCCGAAAAAGCTGAGGCTGGCGCCAAGCGCCACCCTTTGCAGCGCGTGGGCCGGGCCAGCGACCTGGCTGGTATGGCCGCGTTCCTGCTTTCCGACCAGGCCACCTTCATTACCGGCCAGGTGCTGGCCGTGGATGGCGGCATGGGCAAGCTGAAATAA